The following proteins come from a genomic window of Amphiura filiformis chromosome 16, Afil_fr2py, whole genome shotgun sequence:
- the LOC140172739 gene encoding uncharacterized protein translates to MTAVMIDDGDILNSHDVVSLFTNTPIDKSLDVIKARLESDNTLKDRTKLNAEDIIQLLSFVLTTTYFSFRGQIYRQIFGAAMGSPVSAIVANLFMEWLEKEAVATAFLDCNPKIWRRYVDDVLEIIQKDSTQKLTDHLNSVDPTGNIKFTFEEEDQGKIPFLDTLIVRKEDGSLKLLVYRKKTHTDQYLNFQSQHPFTKNLGSSGLLWIGWITS, encoded by the coding sequence ATGACAGCCGTGATGATAGACGATGGTGATATTTTGAACTCCCATGACGTCGTATCGCTCTTCACGAACACCCCAATTGACAAATCACTGGACGTCATTAAAGCTAGGCTTGAAAGTGACAACACTCTTAAGGACAGAACCAAATTGAATGCTGAAGACATCATCCAACTTCTCAGCTTCGTTCTCACCACAACATATTTCAGTTTTCGGGGACAGATCTACCGCCAGATTTTCGGAGCTGCCATGGGCAGCCCAGTCAGTGCTATCGTCGCCAATTTATTCATGGAGTGGTTAGAGAAAGAAGCAGTTGCCACAGCGTTCCTTGATTGTAATCCAAAGATCTGGAGAAGATATGTTGATGATGTGTTGGAGATCATACAGAAGGATAGCACTCAAAAGCTCACTGACCATTTAAATTCCGTAGACCCGACTGGGAATATTAAATTCACATTTGAAGAGGAGGATCAGGGTAAAATCCCTTTTCTGGACACATTAATCGTCCGCAAAGAAGACGGGTCCTTGAAGCTGCTGGTTTATCGAAAGAAAACGCATACGGACCAGTATCTGAATTTTCAGTCGCAGCACCCCTTCACCAAAAACTTGGGGTCATCCGGCCTCTTATGGATAGGATGGATAACATCGTGA